In the Streptomyces sp. NBC_00525 genome, one interval contains:
- a CDS encoding MDR family MFS transporter, with product MATTTPTGVRGGHAGHGGHDASGGAPMTHRQIMEALAGLLLGMFVAILSSTVVSNALPEIIADLGGGQSAYTWVVTASLLAMTATTPLWGKLADLFSKKLLVQIALIIYVAASVVAGLSTSAGMLIACRVVQGIGVGGLSALAQIVMAAMIAPRERGRYSGYIGAVFAVATVGGPLLGGVITDTSWMGWRWCFYVGVPFAVIALIVLQKTLKLPVVKRDVKVDWTGAFFISAAVSLLLLWVTFAGDKYDWMSWQTGVMLVGSVLLALVFVLVESRASEPIIPLRLFRNRTITLASLASLFVGIAMFAGTVFFSQYFQLARGKSPTMSGVMTIPMIGGLFISSTVSGQIITKTGRWKAWLVSGGFLVTAGLGLLGTIRYDTTYWHIAVYMFVMGLGIGMMMQNLVLATQNQVDPSDLGSASSVVTFFRSLGGAIGVSALGAVMANRVTRYVKEGLADLGPEGAALGHGGTAGGAIPDLDKLPAPFRTVMEAAYGHGVGDVFLYAAPSALVAFLITLFIKEVALKTKAVNETGEPVPAPHPGE from the coding sequence ATGGCTACGACCACACCAACCGGTGTGCGGGGCGGTCACGCCGGGCACGGAGGCCATGACGCCTCCGGCGGCGCGCCGATGACACACCGGCAGATCATGGAGGCGCTCGCCGGGCTGCTGCTCGGCATGTTCGTCGCGATCCTGTCGTCCACCGTCGTCTCCAACGCCCTGCCGGAGATCATCGCCGACCTGGGCGGCGGCCAGAGCGCCTACACCTGGGTCGTCACGGCCTCGCTGCTGGCGATGACGGCGACCACCCCGCTCTGGGGCAAGCTCGCCGACCTGTTCAGCAAGAAGCTGCTGGTCCAGATAGCCCTGATCATCTATGTCGCGGCCTCGGTCGTGGCCGGCCTCTCGACCAGCGCGGGCATGCTGATCGCCTGCCGTGTGGTGCAGGGCATCGGCGTCGGCGGTCTCTCCGCCCTCGCCCAGATCGTGATGGCCGCCATGATCGCCCCGCGCGAGCGCGGCCGGTACAGCGGCTACATCGGCGCGGTCTTCGCCGTCGCCACCGTCGGCGGCCCGCTGCTCGGCGGCGTCATCACCGACACCAGCTGGATGGGCTGGCGCTGGTGCTTCTACGTGGGTGTGCCGTTCGCGGTGATCGCCCTGATCGTGCTCCAGAAGACCCTCAAGCTCCCCGTCGTCAAGCGGGACGTCAAGGTCGACTGGACCGGCGCCTTCTTCATCAGCGCCGCCGTCTCGCTGCTTCTGCTGTGGGTGACGTTCGCGGGCGACAAGTACGACTGGATGTCCTGGCAGACCGGCGTGATGCTGGTGGGCTCCGTGCTCCTCGCCCTGGTCTTCGTCCTCGTCGAGTCCCGCGCCAGTGAGCCGATCATCCCGCTGCGCCTCTTCCGCAACCGGACCATCACGCTCGCGTCGCTCGCCTCGCTGTTCGTCGGTATCGCGATGTTCGCCGGCACCGTCTTCTTCAGCCAGTACTTCCAGTTGGCGCGCGGCAAGTCGCCGACGATGTCCGGTGTGATGACCATTCCGATGATCGGCGGTCTGTTCATCTCCTCGACCGTCTCCGGCCAGATCATCACCAAGACCGGTCGCTGGAAGGCATGGCTGGTCAGCGGTGGCTTCCTGGTCACCGCCGGGCTGGGCCTGCTGGGCACGATCCGCTACGACACGACGTACTGGCACATCGCCGTCTACATGTTCGTGATGGGTCTCGGCATCGGCATGATGATGCAGAACCTGGTGCTCGCCACGCAGAACCAGGTGGACCCGTCCGACCTCGGTTCGGCCTCGTCCGTCGTCACGTTCTTCCGGTCCCTCGGTGGTGCGATCGGCGTCTCGGCGCTGGGCGCCGTCATGGCGAACCGCGTCACCCGCTACGTCAAGGAGGGCCTCGCGGACCTCGGTCCCGAGGGCGCGGCCCTGGGCCACGGCGGCACGGCCGGTGGGGCCATCCCCGACCTGGACAAGCTGCCCGCCCCGTTCCGCACGGTCATGGAGGCCGCTTACGGGCACGGCGTCGGCGACGTCTTCCTGTACGCCGCCCCGTCCGCCCTGGTCGCCTTCCTGATCACCCTGTTCATCAAGGAGGTCGCGCTCAAGACGAAGGCCGTGAACGAGACGGGGGAGCCGGTCCCGGCGCCCCACCCGGGCGAGTAG
- a CDS encoding NAD(P)-dependent oxidoreductase, with product MIAPGLLDRARIVAGPEVGDGVVRGLSAATGRPVERAPGEGPFVYVGAVLPDALRGPDLVWFHSVNAGTDTLVLRGDRPWPSGVPLTRTVGRMGERIAQYVLGWVLAECQSVPGYAAQHARAEWRRLPSELVAGQTAVVHGTGRIGSAVGALLRACAIRTVAAVRTPRPVPAGFDAVVPAGEPVAARWVVAALPLTRATAGYFGADRFAAMGGATFLNVGRGATVDLGALGDALRAGTVGRAVLDVLPDEPPGPGDPCWRLPRTVVTSHSAGITADEDVVADFTTCLRELAAGKRPALAVDPARGY from the coding sequence GTGATCGCGCCCGGTCTGCTGGACCGGGCCCGGATCGTCGCCGGGCCCGAGGTCGGTGACGGGGTCGTGCGCGGGCTGTCGGCGGCCACCGGCCGGCCCGTCGAACGCGCTCCGGGCGAGGGCCCCTTCGTGTACGTGGGCGCCGTCCTGCCCGACGCGCTGCGCGGCCCGGACCTGGTCTGGTTCCACAGCGTCAACGCGGGCACGGACACGCTGGTGCTGCGCGGCGACCGGCCCTGGCCGTCCGGGGTGCCGCTGACCCGGACCGTGGGGCGGATGGGCGAGCGGATCGCGCAGTACGTGCTCGGCTGGGTGCTGGCCGAGTGCCAGTCCGTCCCCGGATACGCGGCGCAGCACGCCCGCGCCGAGTGGCGCCGGCTCCCCTCGGAACTCGTCGCCGGGCAGACCGCCGTCGTCCACGGCACCGGCCGCATCGGCTCCGCGGTGGGCGCGCTGCTGCGGGCCTGCGCCATCCGGACCGTGGCCGCCGTCCGCACCCCGCGCCCGGTGCCGGCCGGCTTCGACGCGGTCGTCCCGGCCGGTGAACCGGTGGCCGCCCGCTGGGTGGTGGCCGCGCTCCCGCTGACCCGGGCGACCGCCGGCTACTTCGGGGCGGACCGGTTCGCCGCGATGGGCGGGGCGACCTTCCTCAATGTGGGGCGGGGCGCGACGGTGGACCTGGGGGCGCTCGGGGACGCGCTGCGCGCCGGGACGGTGGGGCGGGCGGTGCTCGACGTCCTCCCGGACGAGCCGCCCGGACCCGGCGATCCGTGCTGGCGGCTGCCCCGTACGGTCGTCACCTCCCACTCGGCGGGCATCACGGCGGACGAGGACGTCGTCGCGGACTTCACCACGTGTTTGCGGGAGTTGGCGGCCGGGAAGAGACCGGCGCTCGCCGTGGACCCGGCGCGGGGCTACTGA
- a CDS encoding MarR family winged helix-turn-helix transcriptional regulator → MAGRSQYEELARQLSAIGAVKRGLARILPAECPAGSAAVLTLLSRHGEMRISRLAELLAVDMSVTSRHVAHVAERGWIERFPDPADKRSRILRLTPAGEEVLDDLSRRSTEMFAGHLHDWTDAEVGQLNTLLARLRDSFSCRGAGGCSPGKHGTDCRPRQTDAHHDSYTRTPV, encoded by the coding sequence GTGGCCGGACGGAGTCAGTACGAAGAACTGGCCCGGCAGCTCAGCGCCATCGGGGCCGTCAAGAGGGGTCTCGCCCGCATCCTGCCCGCCGAGTGCCCCGCCGGCTCCGCCGCCGTGCTGACTCTGCTGAGCCGGCACGGGGAGATGCGGATCAGCCGGCTGGCCGAGCTGCTCGCCGTCGACATGTCGGTGACCAGCCGGCACGTCGCCCATGTGGCGGAGCGGGGCTGGATCGAACGGTTCCCGGACCCGGCGGACAAGCGCTCCCGCATCCTGCGGCTGACCCCCGCGGGGGAAGAGGTGCTCGACGACCTCTCCCGCCGGTCGACCGAGATGTTCGCCGGCCATCTGCACGACTGGACCGACGCCGAGGTCGGCCAGCTCAACACGTTGCTCGCCCGGCTGCGCGACAGCTTCTCCTGTCGCGGCGCCGGAGGGTGCTCCCCCGGGAAGCACGGCACCGACTGCCGCCCCCGGCAGACGGACGCCCACCACGACTCGTACACCCGTACACCTGTGTAA
- a CDS encoding Dabb family protein: MIRHLVLFKLNEGVERDDPRVVAGAEAFRALEGTVPELEFWECAWNITDRPIAYDFAINSAVADEAALKRYLEHPDHQAAAGRWREFATWVIADYPF; this comes from the coding sequence GTGATCCGCCATCTGGTCCTGTTCAAGCTGAACGAAGGCGTCGAGCGGGACGACCCCCGGGTCGTCGCGGGCGCCGAGGCGTTCCGGGCCCTGGAGGGCACGGTCCCGGAGCTGGAGTTCTGGGAGTGCGCCTGGAACATCACCGACCGGCCGATCGCGTACGACTTCGCCATCAACTCCGCGGTGGCGGACGAGGCCGCGCTGAAGCGGTATCTGGAGCACCCCGACCACCAGGCGGCCGCCGGGCGCTGGCGCGAGTTCGCCACCTGGGTGATCGCGGACTACCCGTTCTGA
- a CDS encoding TetR/AcrR family transcriptional regulator, producing MVSAADRVKNPVRTSVWLNNRPPARSRRADQPAGLDRERITAASVRLLDAEGLAKFSMRRLAAELNVTAMSLYWYVDTKDDLLELALDAVYAEIGPPAGEAPWQDRLRELAGAYRGLLVRHPWVSPLAGKFLNLGPHSLLVTHAIQDVIRATGLPAEGRSGALSAVFQFVYGFGTVEGQFAQRSAEAGLTQDQYFRQAMAAVREQPGLDEFVEDSRDMMAARGSATIQKMRDRDFVFALDLLIAGIAAMRDRGPANAPAQ from the coding sequence ATGGTGTCCGCGGCCGACCGCGTGAAGAACCCTGTCCGGACCAGCGTGTGGCTGAACAACCGGCCACCCGCGCGTTCCCGGCGCGCCGACCAGCCGGCCGGCCTCGACCGGGAGCGGATCACCGCCGCCTCGGTGCGGCTGCTCGACGCGGAGGGCCTGGCCAAGTTCTCCATGCGCCGGCTCGCCGCCGAACTGAACGTCACGGCGATGTCCCTGTACTGGTACGTGGACACCAAGGACGACCTGCTGGAACTGGCCCTCGACGCGGTCTACGCCGAGATCGGACCGCCGGCCGGCGAGGCCCCCTGGCAGGACCGGCTCCGCGAACTGGCCGGGGCGTACCGGGGACTGCTCGTCCGGCACCCCTGGGTCTCGCCGCTCGCGGGCAAGTTCCTGAACCTGGGCCCGCACTCGCTGCTGGTGACCCATGCCATCCAGGACGTGATCCGCGCGACCGGCCTGCCCGCCGAGGGCCGCAGCGGAGCGCTGTCGGCGGTCTTCCAGTTCGTGTACGGATTCGGCACGGTGGAGGGCCAGTTCGCGCAGCGCAGCGCGGAGGCCGGGCTCACCCAGGACCAGTACTTCCGGCAGGCCATGGCGGCCGTCCGGGAGCAGCCCGGACTCGACGAGTTCGTGGAGGACTCGCGGGACATGATGGCCGCGCGCGGCAGCGCCACCATCCAGAAGATGCGCGACCGCGACTTCGTCTTCGCGCTGGACCTGCTGATCGCGGGCATCGCCGCGATGCGGGACCGGGGACCCGCGAACGCTCCCGCTCAGTAG
- a CDS encoding RNA polymerase sigma factor SigF produces the protein MSEEQGSSKVLTLTKSEPAPVALTSSPEAIDTRTLSRSLFLRLAALGPAPGPGGTDSPERAYVRDTLIELNLPLVRYAAARFRSRNEPMEDIVQVGTIGLIKAIDRFDCERGVEFPTFAMPTVVGEIKRFFRDTSWSVRVPRRLQELRLALTRTSDELAQKLDRSPTVPELAKALGVSEEEVVDGLAVGNAYTASSLDSPAPEDDGGEGSLADRLGYEDAALEGVEYRESLKPLLAKLPQRERQIIMLRFFANMTQSQIGEEVGISQMHVSRLLTRTLAQLREGLIAD, from the coding sequence ATGTCCGAAGAACAGGGCAGCTCGAAGGTGCTCACGCTCACCAAGAGCGAACCCGCACCCGTTGCGCTCACCAGCTCGCCGGAAGCCATCGACACCCGCACGCTCTCCCGCTCCCTGTTCCTGCGGCTCGCCGCGCTGGGGCCCGCCCCGGGGCCCGGCGGGACGGACAGCCCGGAGCGTGCGTATGTACGGGACACGCTCATCGAGCTGAACCTGCCGCTCGTGCGGTACGCCGCCGCGCGGTTCCGCAGCCGCAACGAGCCGATGGAGGACATCGTCCAGGTCGGCACCATCGGCCTGATCAAGGCGATCGATCGCTTCGACTGCGAACGCGGCGTGGAGTTCCCGACGTTCGCGATGCCGACGGTCGTCGGGGAGATCAAGCGGTTCTTCCGGGACACGTCGTGGTCGGTACGCGTGCCGCGCCGGCTCCAGGAGCTGCGGCTCGCCCTCACCCGGACCAGCGACGAGCTCGCGCAGAAGCTCGACCGCTCGCCGACCGTCCCGGAGCTGGCCAAGGCGCTCGGGGTCTCCGAGGAGGAGGTCGTCGACGGCCTCGCCGTGGGCAACGCCTACACCGCCTCCTCGCTGGACTCCCCCGCCCCCGAGGACGACGGCGGCGAGGGCTCGCTGGCCGACCGGCTCGGTTACGAGGACGCCGCGCTGGAGGGCGTCGAGTACCGCGAGTCCCTCAAGCCACTGCTGGCCAAGCTGCCGCAGCGGGAACGGCAGATCATCATGCTGCGGTTCTTCGCCAACATGACGCAGTCCCAGATCGGCGAGGAGGTCGGCATCTCCCAGATGCACGTCTCCCGGCTGCTGACCCGCACCCTGGCCCAGCTCCGCGAGGGCCTCATCGCCGACTGA
- a CDS encoding RNA polymerase sigma factor SigF produces MPASTAPQVPPQVHQAAPAAPAPAPLQETPDETVAPARSRAADTRALTQVLFGRLKNLEPGTPEHERVRTALIEANLPLVRYAAARFRSRNEPMEDVVQVGTIGLINAIDRFDPERGVQFPTFAMPTVVGEIKRYFRDNVRTVHVPRRLHELWVQVTGATEDLTTAHGRSPTTAEIAERLRISEDEVLACIEAGRSYHATSLEAAQEGDGLPGLLDRLGYEDPALAGVEHRDLVRHLLVQLPEREQRILLLRYYSNLTQSQISAELGVSQMHVSRLLARSFARLRSANRIEA; encoded by the coding sequence GTGCCGGCCAGTACAGCGCCTCAAGTGCCTCCCCAGGTCCACCAGGCGGCACCGGCCGCCCCCGCGCCGGCGCCGCTCCAGGAGACCCCCGACGAGACGGTCGCGCCCGCCAGGTCCCGCGCCGCCGACACCAGGGCCCTGACCCAGGTGCTGTTCGGCCGGCTGAAGAACCTGGAGCCGGGCACCCCGGAGCACGAACGGGTCCGGACGGCGCTGATCGAGGCGAACCTGCCGCTCGTGCGGTACGCCGCCGCGCGGTTCCGCAGCCGCAACGAGCCGATGGAGGACGTCGTCCAGGTCGGCACCATCGGGCTGATCAACGCCATCGACCGCTTCGACCCCGAACGCGGCGTCCAGTTCCCGACGTTCGCGATGCCGACCGTCGTCGGCGAGATCAAACGGTACTTCCGGGACAACGTGCGCACCGTCCACGTACCCCGGCGGCTGCACGAGCTGTGGGTCCAGGTCACCGGTGCCACCGAGGACCTGACGACCGCGCACGGCCGCTCGCCGACCACCGCCGAGATCGCGGAGCGGCTGAGGATCTCCGAGGACGAGGTGCTGGCCTGCATCGAGGCCGGGCGCTCGTACCACGCCACCTCGCTGGAGGCCGCCCAGGAGGGCGACGGGCTGCCCGGACTGCTCGACCGGCTCGGCTACGAGGACCCCGCGCTGGCGGGCGTCGAGCACCGGGACCTCGTCCGGCACCTCCTCGTACAACTGCCCGAGCGCGAGCAGCGCATCCTGCTCCTGCGGTACTACAGCAATCTGACGCAGTCCCAGATCAGCGCGGAGCTGGGGGTGTCGCAGATGCATGTGTCAAGGCTTCTCGCCCGTAGTTTCGCCAGACTCCGATCCGCAAACAGGATCGAGGCGTAG